The genomic region ccctagggcccatgcgcctagggtttggggggaaccctaaagggggggtgccacccttgcttgggggggcaagccccctcccccttggccgccgcccccttctagatctcatctagaggggccgggcccccttcccccttctctctataaatagaggggcgaggggggggggctgcagactacatccaaggcgcagcccctcccctccccaacacctctcctcctccgcgtgagctttgcgaagccctgccggagaactgccactccatcatcaccacgccgtcgtgctgctgttggagccttctccctcaacctctccctcctccttgctggatcaaggcgcgggagacgtcaccgggctgcacgtgtgttgaacgcggaggcaccgttgttcggtgcttagatcggattcgaccgcgatctgaatcgctacgtgtacgactcctccaaccgtgtTCTTGCAACTCTTctgactcgcgatcttcaagggtatgaagatgcacttccctctctctcgttgctagttactccatagattgatcttggtgatgcgtagaaattttttaatttctgcaacgattcccaacataaTTTTCATAGTAGACAAAGCTTTCATCACAACTCGCCATGCAAAAACTCATACATTAGGGGAAGCGGGGCACCCCCATGACATGTCCCAGACGGACGGCAACCGTTCTGTGCCCTGCTCATGGTACATGATGACGTGCGATTACGTTCCTTGAGGTGGAGACGAGACGCATTGCAGACGCTAAAGATACCCCTCAGATCGGGCGCCCATGCGAACATTTTCTTATACTCAGGAACATTTTCTTCATATTTTGCAACACTTCTcaaatccgagaacatttttcaaCAATTTTCAAACTTATTTAAGTTTTTTAAAGTAGCCGCACTAAAAAGTTTCTCCAATATTTTTCTTTTCGTAAAACCGGCTCGAAACTACTAGAGATTCTTTGCTATTGTGATTGAACGGTTCAAATCAATGACCGTAGAAAAAAAAATGACCGAAACATGGTATTAGGCAAGCCCAAGTGGTAAGCACAAGTACGTGTTTGCTTGGTACTCAGTGTGTAACACGCCGAAAGCAAATCCTTTTCGCCTCCTGTAGGCGGCAAACAGAACCACGATGCCCGTTGTTTTTTTAGGGATAAAACATGCATTACTCAACTCAAAAGATCATTATAGTCGATCGCAGCGAGGTTGATAGCAACATGAGGCCCAGAGCCTAACCAAGTCATAGTTCTGGCCTCCAAACGAGCAAACTTTGTTATGCTAACACTAATTTTATTTTGGCTACAGTGTACATGAGGAATCTAATCTTCTTAATGAGCGACGAGTAGATCGATCTATCAACTTCCTTTGCTTGGATCAATTTCACAGCAATAAGTGAGTCCAACTCAATCTAAAAGTCACTTATTTTAATGGCAAATTACAATTCTTCCATACATGCACCTAATTCAGCTTCAAGTGCATCTCAACAAGAAAATGTTTGGGGTTTTTCTCGTTGATTTTCTTTTCACTGATTTTGCTACAACTTTTCTGTTGTTTTTTTGatgtttttctttattttctttcttgtgtTTCTTAATACACCGCCAATGATTCGTTAATATACGAGGAACATTGTTTGAATACACACTAAATTTTATATAATATATTCAATTAATCATTTTAATATACTATGAACTTTTTAGTTACTTGATAAAAAATTTAAATACAtattcaacatatatatatatatatatatatatatatatatatatatatatatatatatggtgattCTTTTAATATATACTAAACTTTTTTAAAAACACGCATTGAACAATTTtatgatttttattttatttttatgagTGTTTTAAATATCTTGGTCTGTAAAAACAACATCAGTTTTTTTGTAAAAAAGCCCGACTATAAAAACAAAGAGAAAAAGGACCCGCTCACTGCAGAGTGGTCCGACCCATTTTCTCTAGCTTTCAGGTGGAGCCTGTCCTATTGGACGACTACAtgtttctcaaaaaataaaaatattgaCACCAATGGGGGCGTCCAGAGGGGAGCAACTAATTGAGGACCGCTCGTTCGGGAACCTTTTCAAGGATCATTTGGAATGGGCTGAGAGCACGCCATGTGTCGCGCTCTGGGTCTCCTTCcggattttgtttttatttttacttttttgcatgTATTTTCGGCTTTTCAGATTTTTCTCTCTCTCATTTTTTCAGCTTTTCATCGGcctttcttagcttttcgacaaaaaaaattcaaaaagttttttctcatgaaaaaacacgtttttttgctttcacgagaggcacgattttgcttctacgggaggcacggtcgtgcctcttggaAATTAAAAAAACGTGTTTACTCTTTTTTCCCCTTCATGAGAGACatggttttacttccgcgagaggcatgattTTGCTTCCGTGACTGTGCCTCTCGAaacaaaaaaatcatgtttttttccttccgcgaaaGACACGGTATCACTTACATGAGaagcacggatttgcttccgcaagagccacaagtgtgcctttcggaaacggttttcagaaagggaaaaaacaTGCTCCCGTGTGGTTTTTTGtctggttttttcgtgaaaaaaagtttgtgAAAACCTACCAACAAGCgatttagttttgaagatctcgacgtgagGAATCCAAGATGAAAACGGATCAAGATTTGAACGCGGTTTAAAGAGATAAAACATAATTTGAATAAACGGATttacgaaaaaaaggaaaaactcgcAGGACTCCTATTTCGGTTCAAAAGAGGTCTCCGCGCCGAATAGGAGCACTCCTGATTTCGTGGTAATTGGGCCGGGCCCAACGTGCGCGGAAATACGCAGTTCGCCAGGGTCACGGGCGTAAATACGACCCGTTTCCTCTCCAAGTTTAGCCACCGCAATCGCATCGTCCTAGGGtttaagcagcagcagcagccccgcCGCATCCAGATCCCCAACCCAAACCCTCGAACCCGGAGaactcgccgccgacgacagccaAGATGTTTCTAGGCGCGATGCCCCGGAAGCCGAGCAAGGAGGCGGCGTACAAGGAGCTGCGCTTGCATCTCAGCATCATGGCGGGCTGCATCGCCGTCATCCGCGCCGCCCCCTACATCCTCCACTACCTCACCCGCGAGCCCGGCATGACGGAGCTCAAGCTCGAGCTCTAGGTGATTCCTCCCGCCCACGCTCTTCCTTCTCTAGGGTTTGGTCGATTTGGGTGCGTTGCGCGTGTGATCCGTTTTCGGATCGTCGTGCGGCCGCTCGGTTTGGTACGGTATCATAGGGTTTCGTAGCCGTAGATCGGATTCTAATGAGTGTCCTTATTACTAGGGTTGCTAAAGCTTGTAATTCTATTCTTTCGTGTGTAAAGCAGGCGATCTGTTGGTTTTTTAATGATCTTTTAGTTTGGTAATGCTGATTTGCAAACTGAGAAATTATTGAACCTAACTAATGACCTTCAACGAGTAGATAGAAAGGAAAAGTTATGTTTCATGACAACTTTGTAAAGATTATACTCCCTACGATCCATATTACTTGTGAAGTTGTACTAACCTTGTACTGAaccagcgacaagtaatatggatcgaagggagtaGCATGTTTTAAAGAGTCCAACTAGCTTTTAGATAggttgtgatattgaatttgtttAGCTGATTTGCCGTTCTCAAACTATGTTATAATCCCTTGTTTTAGCAGTATCATTATGGTGATTGGAAGATCGATTTATTGGTTCATAACCCTTTTTTTAATAAATGCAGTAAGATTGAGTATTTTATCTGTTTTGATCACAGTTGCACCTCTTGCTGTTATTTGTTATCTTGTTTAATTTTGGCCAATGaatcaagaagtattaatgtattGATGGTACTTGGCTCCTTTCTGAGAACAATGATAACTGTATTTTATGGCTTCATTGATGcagtatccagtatgttctgaaTATAAATTTTCCTTTTTAGCATTATCTATTAGATTGTTCTATATTTACATACTACCTCCATCTCGGTGAacaagtcattcgcgtagttctaggtcgacaatttaactatctaaatatgtattatatgtgacaaaaaatatatatttagaaactacatccgtgtagaaatctaataatatacttttcatgacatataacacatatttaattccttaaatcgatgacctagaactacacgaatgacttattcaccgagacggaggtagtacaaTTCTTGTAGAATTGACTTTGTGGTACATAAGCAAAGTCTTCCGTAATGTTTGTTATTTATTGACATTGCTTCTGAAGAAGGAATGGTAGAATCTTGTCAGTTATGCTTGTGCATTTTTTGTGCTGTTTATagaataatagtcgtaatgttttCTTAAGACTGTCGTTAGCTATCTTTTAATTGACCATTGCAGTTAGGATTATCCATTATATATATTTCGAATGATCCCATTAACCAGATCATTATAATACTGGCAACACAACAGCTGCAAAAACTGTACTGGATTTAAGTTGGGAAGAAGCTAACTATTGTCTGCTTTAGAAAGAACTAAAAATTGTATTTGAGGTTGGTCTTGATCAGTCATATACTCATATGTTGACTGGACATTCTGAGTTGTAGAAACAGACCTAGTCATTATGCCCAATTCATTTTGGACCCGGATAAGTGCCACATATGTGGCACGGACACATGGCAACTCTGAATGTTTTTGATGGCAAGTTTAGTGACGGGAGGATGACAACTTCATCAGTTGTAAAGCATGGCAACTTTCTTTTCGGATGGCAAGTTTCAGTTTATATTTTGGATTTGTTTTTTCTTTTgaatggcaactttagttgtaaaaaacATCAGGGCAGGAGTGGTCCGTGCCACACATGTGGCACTTATCATTGGGTTCATTTTAAGTGCAAGGTTTAATTGAATTGAATTGTCTTGGTTCCTGCCCATTAGTCATAATCTGATGAGAACGTGGTTTTGCCTGAGACCCCACACCACTAGCCATCTTTTTCCTTCCCCTGTGATCTTCTGTTGTTTAAATTGCTGAGACTTCGTTGTTTTCTCATTATTATTCAATGCTAGGAAGTTATGTGGACAAACGCAAACTACTCAGTTCTGTCACTGTTTTGAGTTTTAATATCCTTTATCTCCTGATAAGTTATTGGTAATAGCAGTTGGTTGCACCACAAGATTTTGTTCTGGACTTTCTATAGTTGCATTAACGTATTTGAATTGTTATTTTTGTTTGATACCGATTGCAATAAGCCAGATGCTGACTATGTGTTTTATCCTTGTTATTAGGTGCGACTGGGATGGTGAAGTTACTCTCAGGAGCAGACTTTGAAGTACCTTGTCAAACATGAAATTAGTTTTCCTTGTTAGTATTTCGTCTTTCTATAGTGTGAGAATTCAATGACAGTGTTCGCATAAACTCTGTTGGTTGTGGTTACCACTGCCACTGCCCCAGCAACTTTGTGGGTTTTTAACAATCAGTGATGCGTGCCTCATATATTTCATTATTGCTGGGATGTGATTTGTCGTTGCTATACTGAATGTGTTTCGGTTGTTCCCTCTTGCCACTAGCATAGACCTGTCTTTTATGCAATTCAGATACTAGTAGAAGCAGCATCTTTGCGAACCATGCGAATTTGTAGTCCGTGGAGCAAATTGCGCCTTGGATAAGAAAACAACGATAAGGGCATGTAGAAACTCTGAGATATATCCTGATCGGAACTCGAAAGCTCAGACGGATCCTGGATCTTGGAAAACCTGTTGTTCCACATGCCATATGATGGTGATAAGCTCAAATGAAATGGGTAAAGAGCTGGGGGAGCAATACACTGAAATAACAGGGTTGCCTCATTACCCCAAACCAAACTTGAAAAAAATCACCCATCCCGCTGTCTGGGTTTGATGTCGAGCTCGCTGTTTTTTAGGACCATGAGCTGATTCCTTCTTCTTCGGTGACCTAGCCAGGCCGGGCAGTCGAAGATCGCTGTGCTAGATCACCACTGACTTTGAGCACCACCTGACGAAGACCGTCACTCCTGCACACATCTCCTTTGCCATCCCACCCACCACAGCCCTACACACACAGGCTGCCCTCTTACGTACCGTTTCCCCCTTTTTTTGGTATCGATCAACTCTTGGATAAACCTGAGATTGTTTGAAATATATATATTCTAAATAGTGGATTCCATATGCTGTTTCTGAGATGTACTTCCTGTAAATACAGCTGTTTTGCGGTAAATGGCGCAATACATTTTGCAGCCCAGCTGATTTAACTTCACTGAGGGTGTTACTGACTTGTTCATtttgtgagaaagggcaatgcatttCTGCTCATTAGAAATATGTATGCCACCGGATAAAACGAGAAAAACAAAATGAGAGAGATGTCATTTTCACAACATGGTTGCTTTTCCTGGCTATACGGTTCAGTGATGCACAAGGCTTGCATGGTGAAACTTCAGGAACACAGCAAGTCCAACATGTTCCCCAATTGAACTTCTCCATCAGAGAGCTCATGTTCAACGAAGTTACTTGCTAAGCAAAAATGTGGCCATGCTTGTCTCCAAGCATTATTGGCAGCAATTCTACTGGTCCTCTGTATGTGTCTAGTCAATTTCACATGTGCGTCCTTTGTAATGATGCGACGACAAAGGCGATCTTGTTGTCACATCAAAGGTATCCAGTACCTAACTACCCAATCCATACAATCCAAGTGGCTGGTCTTGAGCATTCCACTTGTCCTTTTCTCTACTGCTATGTTGAAACTTTGCACCAGAATTGCTGACCAGGAAAACGTGATGACCAGAAGCATCTCAAAATCTAATCAATTTGGTTTCTGCGAAGAAACGTCGAACTTTTGGAGTAGATCGCTATATAAAAAGTCCCCTTTTGTAATCTTCTCCCCGTAAGATAGTCGGAAAGGAAGGGCTCGGCCAACACATGGGCAACTGCAGCAGCTTCAGTCTTCCAAAATGGTATATTATCTGTTTGCAAAAAATAGTTATGCAGTCTTATTAAAAGTTGCTTTCCATATGATTGATTTGTTTTTGAGCAATTCCATATGATTGATGTATATACTAATGGGATCGCAGGATATTCGGTGATCTGCACAACAATGGCATGGTTTCCATTGAAGGGGATGGAACTCATGAAGGCATAAAGACGATCCGGATTCAGAAAGCTTGCGAGTTCACAGCCAGCTCCGTGCTTTGTGTCTGCATTATCACATGGAACATGAATGGCAAGGTGCATCATATACTCATATTCTTGGCTGCGTTCTTCTTGATGGTGGTTGAGCCATTTCCTTTGGTTTAATATCTGTTCTTTCGCGAAGATGTCTGTGGAGGACATAAGAAAGCTGGTGAGCTCCACCAGGAAGTTCGACTTGCTGGTTGTGGGGCTGCAAGAAGTCCCGAAATGTGGCGTCGAACAAGTTCTGCAAGAAGCCATGGCTGATACACACATGTGAGGGACCTTCAACGTTAACCTTTTTTTTTATGAACACTTTGAAGGTTTTCACCTTATTCTGAAATACAGCAATGGTTGTCAAAATTTCAGCTTGTTATGCCAGAAGGCCATGCAGTCTATTCAGATGTTTCTTTTCGGGGCAAAGAGTTCGGAAGCGTACATCAAAGGTGATCATGTTATTATATAGCTGAATATTCTTGGTGTTGAAAGAGCACTTCTAATCTGATCAAATAAGTCCTGTTTAAATACCTGAATTTGGTCAGAAATGAAGGTGGATGAACACGCAGTCGGAGGCTGCGGTGGCGTAATTGGGAGGAAGAAAGGAGCTGTGGCCATGTACGTAAACTTTAGTGGGATCCGGATGGTGTTTGTGTCCTGCCATCTTGCAGGTTGATTTCCAACTTCTGGCCAATCCATTTCTTATTGTTGGGTCTTATTACCTCAGTGCTAATACCGGAAGCAACATTAATTTAATTCAATAGTAACTGTTGTCTTTCAAATGTTATTACGAATAAGTAACAAGGTAACTTATTAAAGTGTAGCCCATGAACGCAAGGTGGAGAAGAGGAACTCTGAATGCCGGCATATTTCGCACTCGCTGTTCTCCAAGAATGACATACATTATGCCAAATCTGCCGACATAACAGTGTGGCTCGGTGACTTGAATTACAGATTAGAAGGAATAAGCTCGATGCCAGCAAGGAAAATGATCGAGGAGAATCGCCAGAGTGTAAGTGTATGCTGGACCTATTCAATTTTTACATGACATAAATGCCTGACATATATGCGCTATTTCAGAAGCTAAGAGACAGAGACCAGCTGCTGCAAGAAGCTGAGAAGGGTCAAGTCTTCCATGGGTACTGTGAAGGGACCTTGTCTTTTAAGCCAACATACAAATATAATGTCGGAAGTAGCAACTACGATTCAAGTTACAAGG from Triticum aestivum cultivar Chinese Spring chromosome 4A, IWGSC CS RefSeq v2.1, whole genome shotgun sequence harbors:
- the LOC123086910 gene encoding mitochondrial import receptor subunit TOM6 homolog gives rise to the protein MFLGAMPRKPSKEAAYKELRLHLSIMAGCIAVIRAAPYILHYLTREPGMTELKLEL
- the LOC123086911 gene encoding type IV inositol polyphosphate 5-phosphatase 11 → MGNCSSFSLPKWIFGDLHNNGMVSIEGDGTHEGIKTIRIQKACEFTASSVLCVCIITWNMNGKMSVEDIRKLVSSTRKFDLLVVGLQEVPKCGVEQVLQEAMADTHILLCQKAMQSIQMFLFGAKSSEAYIKEMKVDEHAVGGCGGVIGRKKGAVAMYVNFSGIRMVFVSCHLAAHERKVEKRNSECRHISHSLFSKNDIHYAKSADITVWLGDLNYRLEGISSMPARKMIEENRQSKLRDRDQLLQEAEKGQVFHGYCEGTLSFKPTYKYNVGSSNYDSSYKIRVPSWTDRILFKVDHSSGLDAVLSSYEALDCVSSSDHKPVKAHLCLKVCGGDS